The nucleotide sequence TGCACGCCGCCGTCGTCGCCGAACACCATGTCGCTCGTCAGCGAGAGCTGCGCGAGGTTGGGCACCGACTGCTCGTACCCGCTCGTCGCGTAGACGGTGTCGCAGGTCGCCTTCGGCAGCGCGACCTGCGAGGTGGCGATGACGTTCGCGCTGTCGGTGATGCTCGCCTCGTCCGGGTAGACCTCGAAGTGGATGTGCGGCCAGCGCCCCGCGTAGCAGGCCGGGAAGATGCTCGTGAACTCGACGACGCCGGAGTCGTCGGTCACCTGGACGCCGCGCAGGTAGTTCTCCTGCGTCACGCCGTCGGTGTACATCGAGTAGCGGCCCTCGCGGTCGCAGTGCCAGACGTAGACGGCCGCTCCGGCCATCGGGCCGCCGCCCCCGGCGATGTCGAGGACGGTCAGCCGCAACGTCATCGGGATGCCCTCGGCCGTCGTCGTCGAGGTGCCGAAGCTGCTGCGGATGTCGGAGCGGACCACGCCGCTCTGCTCGAGGACGTCGGCGCCGTTGGAGCCGTCGCCGGGGTAGGGGCCCGCCGTCTCGTCGGGGATCTCGGTGAGGGTCGTGTCGGCGGCGTCGCTGGCCGCAGCGGAGGCGGTCGCCGTCGCGGCGGACGAGGTCGTGGCGCTCGAGCCGCTGGAGGAGGTCGAGGCCCCGCAGGCCGCGAGCGCGGTGCCGGCGGCGCCGATGCCGAGGACGGCGAGCATCCGGCGGCGGTCGAGGAGCGTGCCGAGGTCGAAGGCCAGGCCCTGGTCGACGACCTCGTCGTCGGGGCGGGGCAGCGGACGGCCCTCGTAGGTGGGGCGGTCGTCGGTGTGCGTCATGGGGGTACCTCCGGGTCGGTGTCGTCCCGACGACCGTAGGAAGCGCACCGAGCCGCACCGTGTGTCCTCGCTGTGCGTCGTCTGTGACCGCCTCCCACCCGTCGAGCGAACAGGACACGCCGCGCGGCCAGGGGCGCACGCGGCGTGTTCTGTTCTCTCGAGGGGGTTCTCGGCCCCGTGAGCTGCGGGTCAGGTGAGGCGGTCGAGCGCCTGGCGCAGGTCGGCGACGAGGTCCTCGACGTCCTCGATGCCCACCGACAGGCGGATGAGGTCGGCCGGCACCTCGAGCTCGGTGCCCGCGACGGACGCGTGCGTCATCCGGCCGGGGTGCTCGATGAGGGACTCGACGCCGCCGAGGGACTCGCCGAGCGTCCACAGCTGCGTCTCGCCGCAGACCTTGGCCGCGACGTCCTCGCCGCCCTTGACGCGGAAGGCGACCATCCCGCCGAAGCGCTTCATCTGGCGCCGGGCGACGTCGTGGTTCGGGTGGTCGGGCAGGCCCGGGTAGTGGACCGCGGTGACGCCGGGGTGGCCCCGGAGGAAGTCGACGACGGCCTCGGCGTTGTCGCAGTGGCGCTCCATCCGGACGGCGAGCGTCTTGAGGCCGCGCAGCACGAGCCAGGCGTCGAACGGGCCGGCGACGGCGCCCATCGAGTTCTGGTGGAAGGCGACCCGCTCGGCCACCGACTCGCCGTCGCGCGTCGTGGCTCCCGGCGCGACGACGACCGCGCCGCCGACGACGTCGCTGTGGCCGCCGGCGTACTTCGTCGTGGAGTGGACGACGACGTCGGCGCCGAGCGCGATCGGGCTCTGCAGGTAGGGCGACGCGAAGGTGTTGTCGACGACGAGCAGCGCGCCGGCCTCGTGCGTCAGCGTGGCGATGGCCTCGATGTCGGCGATGCCGAGCAGCGGGTTGGTCGGGGTCTCGACCCACACCATCCGCGTCTCGGGGCGCATCGCGGCGCGCACCGACTCGACGTCGGCGACCTTCGCGATCGAGTGGTCGACACCCCACGGCTTGAGCACGCGGTTGAAGAGCCGGTAGGTGCCGCCGTAGGCGTCGGACGGGACGACGACGTGGTCGCCCGGCGCGAGCAGCGCACGCAGGACGGTGTCCTCGCCGGCGAGGCCGCTCGCGAACGCGAAGCCGCGCTCACCGCCCTCGAGCGCGGCGACGCACTCCTCGAGCGCGGCGCGCGTCGGGTTGGCCGAGCGCGAGTACTCGTAGCCACCGCGCAGGCCGCCCACGCCGTCCTGCTTGTAGGTGCTCACCTGGTGGATGGGCGGCACGACGGCGCCGGTCAGCGGGTCCGGCTCCTGCCCGGCGTGGATGGCGCGGGAGGAGAAGCCGAGGTTCTCGGAAGTCATCCTCCGAGCGTAGGGGCCGCGGGGGGCCCGGCGGGACCGCGGGGTGCGCTCACCCTCGGTCGAGGTGCCGCTGCCAGGTGCGCAGGCGGCCGCTGGGCCGGAAGCCCATGGCCCGGTTGACGGCGAGCATGTGCGCGTTCTCCTCGGCGTTCCAGGTGCGCACCGTGCGCACCTCGGGCAGCGCCTGCGCGAGGGCCCGCAGGTTGGCCAGCTTGAGCGCCAGCCCGAGCCCGTGGCCGCGGTGCTCGCGGGTGACGAGGGTGTCGTGCTGGAAGGCGAGGTGCGGCGTGGCCTGCGGGCACTGGATGCTCGTGTAGCCGACGAGCCGACCGCTGCCGAGGTCGCGCACGAAGGTCGACACGACGCGGCGTCCCATCGCCCGGGTGCGCTCGTCCTCGCCGCGCACGCGCTCCTCGTCCCACTCCTCCTCGGCCAGCTCGAGGTCGCCGAGGGGCACGTCCGTCGACATCCGGCGGGCGAGGAACGCGCGGTCGGCGAGGTCGGCCTCGGGCATCGCGTCGACGTGCGTCTCGAGCCGGTAGCCGTCGGCCACGACGGGCTCCGGCACCTCGCCCTCGTGCACCGGGAGGTCGGAGCGCAGCACCGTCTGCGCCGGCTCGAAGCCGTGCCGCTCGACCCATCCGGCGAACGGGTCGTCATCCGTGTCGGCGCCCCACTGCGTCTCGGCGTGCAGCGTGGTGCGCCCCAGGGTGTGCGCCTCGCCGACGGCCCAGCGCACCAGCGCGTCCCCCACGCCCCGATGCCGGTGCGCCGGCAGCACCGCGACGAAGAGCTGGGCGGTGCCCTCGTTGTCGAGCAGCGGGGCGATGACGCCCGCCGCCCCGACGGGCTCGTCGCCGTCGAGCGCGAGCACCTGGAGGCGGCGCTTGGACGCCGACCCCTCGAGCCCGCGCAGCTCCTCGGCGCTCCAGGCGTCGTGGTCCTCGCCCTGCTCGTCGCAAGCGACGTCCTCGAGGACACGGGCCCAGGCATCGAAGCGGGCGCGCTCGGCGGGGTCGGTGTCGAGTCCGGAGACCGGGACGAGGGAGGTCACGCGGAACACCGTGCCATCCCCGGCGGTTGGACCCCACATGCTTTTCGGTTCGAGTGCGAAGACCACCCTCCCCACCCGCGAGGAGGCCCTGCCGGGCCGCGAGCACCGCATCTTCCCGGTGCC is from Arthrobacter sp. NEB 688 and encodes:
- a CDS encoding 3,4-dioxygenase subunit beta encodes the protein MTHTDDRPTYEGRPLPRPDDEVVDQGLAFDLGTLLDRRRMLAVLGIGAAGTALAACGASTSSSGSSATTSSAATATASAAASDAADTTLTEIPDETAGPYPGDGSNGADVLEQSGVVRSDIRSSFGTSTTTAEGIPMTLRLTVLDIAGGGGPMAGAAVYVWHCDREGRYSMYTDGVTQENYLRGVQVTDDSGVVEFTSIFPACYAGRWPHIHFEVYPDEASITDSANVIATSQVALPKATCDTVYATSGYEQSVPNLAQLSLTSDMVFGDDGGVHQLGTVSGDTSSGYTVALTAPVDTTTQPTGGGAPGGGAPGH
- a CDS encoding cystathionine gamma-synthase; the encoded protein is MTSENLGFSSRAIHAGQEPDPLTGAVVPPIHQVSTYKQDGVGGLRGGYEYSRSANPTRAALEECVAALEGGERGFAFASGLAGEDTVLRALLAPGDHVVVPSDAYGGTYRLFNRVLKPWGVDHSIAKVADVESVRAAMRPETRMVWVETPTNPLLGIADIEAIATLTHEAGALLVVDNTFASPYLQSPIALGADVVVHSTTKYAGGHSDVVGGAVVVAPGATTRDGESVAERVAFHQNSMGAVAGPFDAWLVLRGLKTLAVRMERHCDNAEAVVDFLRGHPGVTAVHYPGLPDHPNHDVARRQMKRFGGMVAFRVKGGEDVAAKVCGETQLWTLGESLGGVESLIEHPGRMTHASVAGTELEVPADLIRLSVGIEDVEDLVADLRQALDRLT
- a CDS encoding GNAT family N-acetyltransferase, producing the protein MTSLVPVSGLDTDPAERARFDAWARVLEDVACDEQGEDHDAWSAEELRGLEGSASKRRLQVLALDGDEPVGAAGVIAPLLDNEGTAQLFVAVLPAHRHRGVGDALVRWAVGEAHTLGRTTLHAETQWGADTDDDPFAGWVERHGFEPAQTVLRSDLPVHEGEVPEPVVADGYRLETHVDAMPEADLADRAFLARRMSTDVPLGDLELAEEEWDEERVRGEDERTRAMGRRVVSTFVRDLGSGRLVGYTSIQCPQATPHLAFQHDTLVTREHRGHGLGLALKLANLRALAQALPEVRTVRTWNAEENAHMLAVNRAMGFRPSGRLRTWQRHLDRG